A region of Scytonema hofmannii PCC 7110 DNA encodes the following proteins:
- a CDS encoding helix-turn-helix domain-containing protein yields MNKQEAAEFLGVSVRSLERFVQQGKISVRYEKGKTRPTANFDETELAAFKEELNQPSYKPAVESCQIASVEHGQKDTADSQTEDLADFDENPTEVSRQITTVEHSQQDTEVYRVGEIAEFGENPSVIERLSAVIEAMLTRTGDDRVRVGEKLLLTIAEAQELTGLPRQLLRDAITEGTLKAKVIGRSWRIKRSDLEEFVDKLF; encoded by the coding sequence ATGAACAAGCAAGAGGCAGCAGAATTCCTTGGGGTCAGTGTCCGATCGCTAGAACGTTTCGTCCAGCAAGGAAAAATCAGCGTTCGGTATGAGAAAGGTAAAACACGACCTACAGCCAATTTTGATGAAACGGAACTGGCAGCATTTAAGGAAGAACTGAATCAGCCTAGTTACAAACCTGCTGTAGAATCTTGCCAAATAGCGTCAGTGGAACACGGGCAGAAAGATACAGCAGATTCCCAGACTGAGGACTTGGCGGATTTTGACGAAAACCCGACAGAAGTATCTCGCCAAATCACGACAGTTGAACACAGCCAGCAAGATACAGAAGTTTACCGGGTTGGCGAGATTGCGGAATTTGGCGAGAATCCATCGGTTATTGAACGGTTGTCAGCAGTCATCGAAGCAATGCTTACCAGAACTGGGGATGACCGCGTTCGCGTAGGTGAAAAGTTGCTGCTAACCATTGCTGAGGCTCAAGAGTTAACCGGGTTACCTCGCCAACTTCTGAGAGATGCCATTACAGAAGGAACTCTCAAAGCCAAGGTCATTGGTAGAAGTTGGCGGATTAAGCGATCGGACCTGGAAGAATTCGTGGATAAGCTGTTTTGA
- a CDS encoding cation transporter, with the protein MGDCCQNKACELSNLRKQQSKVLWTVLLINSVMFFVELGAGIKSASLSLTGDSLDMLGDALVYATSLYVINKGSKAQAGSALLKGIIMFLSAVAVFARAWYQLFVGTTPEVRVMSAVGLIALLANLLCLYLLTRHRNDNINMSSVWLCSRNDIIANTSVLGAAGLVFLTGSLLPDFIVGLLLTFVFAKSAGLVLLQSWRILQQA; encoded by the coding sequence ATGGGTGATTGCTGCCAAAACAAAGCTTGTGAACTAAGTAATCTCAGAAAACAGCAGAGTAAAGTCCTCTGGACTGTTTTGCTGATAAACTCTGTGATGTTCTTCGTGGAATTGGGTGCTGGGATTAAGTCAGCCTCTCTTTCGCTAACAGGAGATTCGCTTGATATGTTGGGGGACGCTTTGGTTTATGCCACCAGTCTGTATGTCATTAACAAAGGAAGTAAGGCACAGGCTGGATCTGCACTGTTAAAGGGGATCATTATGTTTCTATCAGCCGTAGCTGTATTCGCTAGAGCTTGGTATCAGCTATTTGTTGGGACAACGCCAGAAGTTAGGGTTATGAGTGCTGTGGGGTTAATCGCACTGCTGGCTAATCTACTTTGTTTATACCTGCTAACTAGGCACAGAAACGACAACATCAATATGTCGTCGGTATGGCTTTGTTCCCGCAATGACATTATTGCAAACACTTCTGTTCTTGGAGCGGCAGGATTGGTATTCCTAACAGGTTCCTTGTTACCTGATTTCATTGTGGGTCTTCTGCTCACATTCGTGTTTGCAAAATCTGCTGGTTTGGTTCTTTTGCAGTCTTGGAGAATATTACAGCAAGCTTAG
- a CDS encoding DUF3987 domain-containing protein → MERATTTNNNSITETTSDNTDRIDFEIDRNQVAQHLKALGYKKGDTVYLRGFFPSDDPRKATDLGRKQQVRSLDRLIEITYRWQHEGKGVYLVVNGGGHKDEDVKQCRAIFYEHDNLDRELQRELWQRLGLPQPSLQVDSGGKSIHSYWIFETPLTDVEHWKKLQSDLLEYSDGDRAIKNPSRVMRLAGCNHISIANGIHPSTIILDTGKRYSFEELRSSVPAPKQDSKRQRPLNFEPRTTFDDIPLYNCLTKDDRQLIDNGIGEGSRNLSGAKLARNIIGTAARITYLGHKYEGDPRQLFDTYCSRCSPPLDDFESDTIWRSAEGDNPTATLTDDAIQNCINSYRRQQLVPDHRIFTADMHLAGGGQPPIGELSLRDRILEIISRGLGASGEKLALLELGKQTNTQPKEIEAIANLLRQDLDVEEGRQERRQEINELLALPDDSLDLADFLPKQLAEPLKLWCKWLNIPQSVALTAVLTTASTLHPVGTELVIHRGMDFSVPPILFSAVVGESGQKKSPVYKTLIKKPLRVLQNEALENYEQQLIQYEQELAEWEKEPGDEPKPKKPGMPVYFFTDATGEGIKTQAQETPYKPMFALIDELAGLFNSANQYRGGKGSDKQDILSYYDGLGQTVLRATGIKVDIERIYVSIFGGIQPDVLKEHTKDLRDADGYWARFLFVNQPLAASQLPDDSADINLRELLAGCYRHIASLPQCEYRLSRAAFKRYQGVYNQLEQMRVSHPQPGMRAVYSKMEGCIGRLALNLHVIKTSVDRIDTPVYDEISLLTMNQAIALAEFYIGQIKMLHADSKAELGELPALLAKILQLAQSKGRLSATAANQAIRAIKSNSQALDCFRELEVMGYGKVEKDKKSWFFTPIVDIVDGIVDGIVDGSNSNKINAFNPIVDIVDTIDDFAEKENSPSLTGLNEPTSTNRPSEVKKPENNTPVYDVYDSSETLTTKGQTTVDKIVDTPVYDSENVYDRPTDESLKPLGFSLKVGDRIKCYPTLTHATNKWEVTATVIQIEIEQGWFLGCIVEYRDKKKCSVSARIAGGSSEWILSKQKAS, encoded by the coding sequence ATGGAGAGAGCAACAACGACCAATAATAATAGCATAACCGAAACGACTTCGGATAATACAGATCGGATTGACTTTGAGATAGACAGAAATCAAGTAGCACAACACCTAAAAGCGCTTGGATATAAAAAAGGGGACACGGTATATCTTAGAGGATTCTTCCCTAGTGACGATCCGCGCAAGGCAACAGACCTTGGACGCAAACAGCAAGTAAGGTCGCTGGATCGACTAATTGAGATTACTTATAGGTGGCAGCATGAGGGTAAAGGTGTCTACCTGGTAGTCAATGGTGGTGGACACAAAGATGAAGACGTAAAACAGTGCCGTGCCATTTTTTACGAGCATGACAATCTAGATAGAGAGTTGCAACGTGAATTGTGGCAAAGGTTGGGTTTACCTCAACCCAGCTTACAGGTGGACTCTGGCGGAAAGTCAATCCATAGTTACTGGATTTTTGAGACTCCTTTGACTGATGTTGAGCATTGGAAAAAACTACAAAGTGACTTACTGGAGTACTCCGACGGCGATCGCGCAATCAAGAATCCATCAAGAGTAATGAGGCTCGCTGGTTGTAACCATATTTCGATTGCGAACGGTATCCATCCTTCAACAATCATTCTTGACACGGGAAAGCGCTACAGTTTTGAGGAATTGAGGTCATCTGTGCCAGCACCAAAGCAAGATTCAAAGCGACAGAGACCTTTGAACTTTGAACCTCGCACCACTTTTGATGACATCCCGCTCTATAACTGCTTAACCAAAGATGATAGACAGCTAATTGACAATGGCATAGGTGAAGGTAGCCGCAACTTGAGTGGCGCAAAGCTTGCCCGTAATATTATTGGCACTGCGGCGAGAATAACTTACTTGGGGCATAAATATGAGGGAGACCCTAGACAACTGTTTGACACCTATTGCTCTAGATGTAGCCCCCCCTTGGATGACTTTGAATCGGATACTATTTGGCGGTCTGCCGAAGGAGACAACCCAACAGCGACACTGACCGATGACGCGATACAAAATTGCATCAACTCCTATCGACGGCAGCAATTGGTACCTGACCACCGAATTTTCACAGCTGATATGCACTTGGCTGGTGGAGGACAGCCACCGATAGGAGAATTGAGCTTGCGCGATCGCATTCTGGAAATCATCTCACGCGGTCTGGGAGCATCTGGGGAGAAACTTGCTCTACTGGAGTTGGGTAAACAGACCAATACTCAGCCCAAAGAGATTGAGGCGATCGCCAACCTGCTGCGCCAAGATTTAGATGTGGAGGAAGGTAGACAGGAGAGACGGCAAGAAATCAACGAATTGCTAGCCCTTCCGGACGATTCTTTAGACTTAGCTGACTTTCTGCCCAAACAACTAGCTGAACCACTCAAGCTGTGGTGTAAGTGGCTGAATATCCCTCAATCTGTAGCACTGACAGCAGTACTGACCACAGCTTCTACCCTACATCCAGTTGGGACAGAACTAGTGATTCACAGAGGGATGGACTTTTCTGTACCACCCATTCTGTTCTCAGCAGTGGTCGGCGAAAGTGGACAGAAGAAATCACCCGTTTACAAAACTTTAATCAAAAAACCTCTGAGAGTTCTTCAAAACGAAGCTCTCGAAAATTACGAGCAACAATTGATACAATACGAACAGGAATTAGCTGAGTGGGAGAAAGAACCTGGCGATGAACCCAAACCGAAAAAACCAGGGATGCCCGTTTATTTTTTCACAGATGCCACTGGAGAAGGGATTAAAACTCAGGCACAGGAAACCCCTTATAAACCAATGTTTGCCCTAATTGACGAATTGGCTGGGCTGTTCAATTCAGCTAACCAGTACCGAGGTGGTAAAGGGTCAGACAAACAAGATATACTCTCCTACTACGATGGTCTTGGTCAAACTGTTCTACGTGCTACTGGAATCAAAGTTGACATTGAGCGAATTTACGTTTCCATTTTTGGTGGCATTCAGCCAGATGTATTGAAGGAACACACTAAAGACCTGAGAGACGCTGATGGGTATTGGGCAAGGTTTCTGTTTGTCAATCAACCATTGGCAGCATCGCAATTGCCAGATGACAGCGCTGATATTAATCTCAGAGAGTTGCTTGCAGGGTGCTATCGTCACATTGCTTCGTTGCCACAGTGCGAATACAGACTTTCACGGGCGGCGTTCAAGCGCTACCAGGGAGTCTATAACCAGCTTGAGCAGATGCGGGTAAGCCATCCACAACCAGGGATGAGGGCTGTTTATTCCAAGATGGAGGGCTGCATAGGTCGGTTAGCGTTAAATCTCCATGTCATCAAAACTAGCGTAGACAGAATAGACACCCCTGTCTACGATGAGATTTCACTCTTAACGATGAACCAAGCGATCGCGCTAGCTGAGTTTTACATCGGGCAAATCAAGATGCTCCACGCTGACAGCAAGGCGGAATTGGGCGAGTTACCAGCGCTGCTTGCCAAAATCCTGCAACTGGCTCAATCCAAGGGGAGGTTATCGGCAACTGCGGCTAATCAAGCAATTCGTGCTATCAAATCCAATTCTCAAGCACTTGATTGTTTCAGGGAATTAGAAGTCATGGGCTACGGGAAAGTTGAAAAAGATAAAAAATCTTGGTTTTTCACTCCTATCGTAGACATCGTAGACGGAATCGTAGACGGAATCGTAGACGGTTCAAATAGTAATAAAATCAATGCTTTCAACCCTATCGTAGACATCGTAGACACAATAGACGATTTTGCAGAAAAAGAAAACTCGCCTTCACTAACTGGATTGAATGAACCAACTTCTACTAACCGCCCAAGCGAAGTAAAAAAACCCGAAAATAACACCCCCGTCTACGATGTCTACGATTCGTCTGAAACCCTTACTACTAAAGGACAAACAACCGTAGACAAAATCGTAGACACCCCCGTCTACGATAGTGAAAATGTCTACGATAGACCTACTGATGAGTCGCTCAAACCGTTGGGTTTTTCTCTGAAAGTGGGCGATCGCATTAAGTGTTACCCCACCCTGACCCACGCAACTAACAAGTGGGAGGTCACGGCAACTGTGATTCAGATTGAAATCGAGCAAGGCTGGTTTTTGGGCTGCATCGTTGAATACCGCGACAAGAAGAAATGTTCTGTCAGCGCTCGTATTGCTGGCGGTAGTTCCGAGTGGATTTTGAGCAAACAAAAGGCTTCATGA
- a CDS encoding ribbon-helix-helix domain-containing protein produces MATTTDRDRYRPRIMFVCDREVADLLQQWANQENRTRSNLTETLVKEAIQHRLSKSIESATPTKCG; encoded by the coding sequence ATGGCTACAACGACTGACCGTGATAGATACCGTCCTAGAATCATGTTTGTGTGCGATCGCGAAGTTGCAGACCTCTTGCAACAGTGGGCGAACCAAGAAAACCGGACACGCTCCAACTTGACTGAGACATTGGTCAAAGAAGCCATACAGCACAGGTTGTCTAAGTCTATCGAATCTGCCACACCGACAAAATGCGGGTAG
- a CDS encoding ArsR/SmtB family transcription factor codes for MTKPKLDDVCQVRCFNTDLVAQVCDELPGDEILEDAHVLLSALADKSRLKIVYALGDGRELCVCDVASMLGVKVAVASHHLRKLRDLKILKYRNDGKLAYYSLKDQRVSDILNSVLKQIAR; via the coding sequence GTGACCAAGCCAAAATTAGATGATGTTTGTCAAGTACGATGCTTTAACACGGACTTAGTAGCGCAAGTCTGTGACGAATTGCCAGGGGATGAGATACTGGAAGATGCTCATGTGCTCTTGAGTGCTCTAGCAGATAAATCTCGGTTGAAAATCGTTTATGCGCTGGGTGACGGTCGAGAACTTTGCGTTTGTGATGTGGCATCAATGCTTGGGGTTAAGGTGGCAGTTGCATCTCATCATTTACGGAAACTGCGTGACCTGAAGATACTTAAGTACAGAAACGATGGCAAGCTGGCTTACTACTCACTAAAAGACCAGCGTGTTAGTGACATTCTTAACTCCGTCCTCAAGCAGATTGCCAGGTAA
- a CDS encoding tyrosine-type recombinase/integrase, whose amino-acid sequence MQYQEMPDTDISITQLTASLNAKIERHFQTLDTDPDVLAQLLADKRSPNTRKAYEKDINDFFQTMTGHKATTDSVLEFLHLEEKQAVAVVLKYKAKLMSGEGRKAPLAEATINRRLAALKNLVDMGRKLGVCNYSLNNVSGEKVQHYRDTTGIDPKAFETVLQQCDRGSIAGKRNYALLRLLWGNALRRNEVSQLNVGDFDPASKTLRILGKGRGTQSEVIDLGTATTDAIADWLYYRGSTSSTDPLFISLDFANQGHRLTGDGIRKTVVRLCSQAGIKKVVSPHRIRHSAITAALDATDGNVRKVQKLSRHKQVNTLLIYDDNRSKAQQEITDLLDGMF is encoded by the coding sequence ATGCAATATCAAGAGATGCCAGATACTGATATTTCTATCACGCAATTGACAGCCTCCCTTAATGCGAAAATTGAAAGGCACTTCCAAACACTTGACACCGATCCAGATGTGTTAGCTCAGCTGCTTGCCGATAAACGATCGCCCAATACCAGAAAAGCATACGAGAAAGATATCAACGACTTCTTCCAAACCATGACGGGTCACAAAGCTACTACTGACAGCGTACTAGAATTCCTTCACCTAGAGGAAAAGCAAGCGGTTGCTGTGGTTTTGAAGTACAAGGCGAAACTCATGTCCGGTGAAGGCAGAAAAGCACCTCTAGCAGAAGCGACCATCAACCGTAGGTTAGCTGCCCTCAAGAACTTGGTAGACATGGGCAGAAAGTTGGGTGTATGCAACTACTCACTTAACAATGTCTCAGGCGAGAAGGTTCAGCACTACCGAGACACAACCGGAATTGACCCAAAAGCTTTTGAAACCGTTTTGCAGCAGTGCGATCGCGGTAGCATTGCTGGCAAGCGTAACTATGCTCTGTTGCGATTGTTGTGGGGCAATGCTTTGAGAAGGAATGAAGTTAGCCAGCTTAACGTTGGCGACTTTGACCCAGCTAGTAAGACACTGCGTATTCTGGGTAAAGGACGCGGTACTCAATCCGAAGTGATTGACCTGGGAACCGCCACAACTGACGCGATCGCTGATTGGCTGTACTATCGTGGTAGTACATCGTCAACTGACCCTCTGTTTATTTCCCTAGACTTTGCCAACCAGGGACACAGGCTCACTGGTGACGGTATTCGTAAGACAGTTGTAAGACTTTGCTCACAGGCTGGCATCAAAAAGGTAGTCTCTCCCCACAGAATCAGGCATTCGGCTATCACAGCTGCACTGGACGCTACTGATGGCAATGTGAGGAAAGTACAAAAACTCAGCAGGCACAAGCAAGTCAACACCTTGCTGATTTATGATGACAACCGCTCAAAAGCACAGCAAGAAATCACTGACTTGCTGGATGGTATGTTTTGA